The following coding sequences lie in one bacterium genomic window:
- a CDS encoding O-methyltransferase: protein MERTILSPELTEYLFDLENLRSRSAWLKHIEKRAVAEEFPIIGPLVGRLLATLARAVQAKRILELGSGFGYSALWFSKGMESGGVIVCTDGDARNRDCAFEYFSQAQLSQRIDFRVGDALATARELSGPFDIVFNDIDKHEYPSVIEEAHRLLRSGGLLISDNTLWSGRVFDPEVKDRNTKGIKQYNEMLFADLRFFSTIVPLRDGVSVSVKL, encoded by the coding sequence ATGGAAAGAACGATTTTAAGCCCCGAGTTGACAGAGTATCTCTTCGATTTAGAGAATCTCCGATCCCGGAGTGCTTGGCTTAAACATATTGAAAAGCGAGCTGTTGCAGAAGAATTCCCGATTATTGGACCATTAGTCGGTCGATTACTTGCGACACTTGCGCGAGCAGTACAAGCAAAAAGAATTCTGGAATTAGGTAGCGGCTTCGGTTACTCGGCGTTATGGTTTTCCAAGGGGATGGAATCGGGTGGTGTAATCGTTTGTACCGATGGCGATGCAAGAAATCGTGATTGCGCTTTTGAGTATTTTTCGCAGGCACAGCTATCCCAACGCATCGATTTCAGGGTCGGTGACGCATTAGCGACGGCACGTGAACTTAGCGGTCCTTTCGATATTGTCTTCAACGATATCGATAAACACGAATATCCATCAGTCATTGAAGAAGCCCACCGGTTGCTGCGTTCAGGTGGGTTACTCATTTCCGACAACACGCTGTGGTCCGGGAGGGTATTCGATCCTGAAGTGAAAGATCGTAATACGAAGGGGATTAAGCAGTACAACGAAATGTTGTTTGCTGATTTGCGCTTCTTCTCGACCATCGTTCCTTTACGGGACGGAGTATCGGTCTCTGTGAAGTTGTAG
- a CDS encoding YqgE/AlgH family protein — protein sequence MIQVEKKPSQGTILIAHPTIRDPNFLRTVVLLCEHNEDGTYGLVLNRQTPLQVSEVVEEPSLDLPLFLGGPVQPNTLHILHRIGLRVNGSKSVKYGTFWGGTVERIAEVINQEPKWKQEVRFYVGYSGWGEGQLNDEIERGGWILATVSDDILFRTDPNDLWRVLMKSMGGEFALLSTFPDDPNLN from the coding sequence ATGATACAAGTCGAAAAAAAGCCGTCGCAAGGTACTATTCTGATCGCACATCCAACGATTCGCGATCCGAATTTCCTACGTACCGTTGTTTTGCTATGCGAACACAATGAAGACGGCACGTACGGCTTGGTGCTGAATCGACAAACGCCGCTGCAAGTAAGCGAAGTGGTCGAAGAGCCTTCGCTCGATTTGCCATTGTTCTTAGGTGGTCCAGTACAACCCAATACATTGCATATCCTGCATCGCATCGGTTTGCGGGTCAATGGTTCCAAATCAGTCAAGTATGGTACATTCTGGGGTGGCACGGTCGAACGAATTGCCGAGGTTATTAATCAAGAACCGAAATGGAAACAGGAAGTCCGATTTTACGTCGGCTATTCCGGTTGGGGTGAAGGGCAATTAAACGATGAAATCGAACGTGGTGGCTGGATACTTGCGACAGTTAGCGATGACATCCTGTTTCGAACTGACCCCAACGATCTCTGGCGAGTGCTAATGAAAAGCATGGGCGGCGAGTTTGCCTTGTTGTCAACTTTCCCCGACGATCCAAACTTGAATTGA
- a CDS encoding Rieske (2Fe-2S) protein, translating into MPNQIKKQSDAEHSTESLNWIHEQFDSDPLIQDFIEEEGVVGDAVNSQVEDPFSTFAFETASIAIERQTSQLAPWQISPPPPDGFFETVALDSIPIGKGVGMQVYNRKVAIFRLFDGTVKATDDVCPHAGAPLSNGIIDGCQLMCVWHGWTFDLRTGICDVNEHTILGFYPIEIREGMIFVGILAEQPTVPTHHLIPRQ; encoded by the coding sequence ATGCCTAATCAAATCAAAAAACAATCCGATGCCGAGCATAGCACCGAATCGCTCAATTGGATCCACGAGCAATTCGATAGCGATCCCCTCATCCAGGATTTTATCGAAGAAGAAGGAGTCGTTGGCGACGCGGTGAATTCCCAAGTGGAAGACCCTTTTTCGACCTTCGCATTTGAGACGGCAAGTATCGCCATCGAACGACAAACGAGCCAACTCGCGCCGTGGCAAATCTCTCCCCCACCACCCGATGGATTTTTTGAAACGGTAGCGTTGGATTCGATTCCCATTGGAAAGGGAGTCGGAATGCAGGTGTACAACCGGAAAGTGGCAATCTTTCGCCTCTTCGATGGCACCGTGAAGGCAACGGACGATGTTTGTCCGCATGCCGGCGCACCGCTTAGCAACGGTATCATCGACGGTTGTCAGTTGATGTGTGTCTGGCATGGTTGGACCTTCGATCTGCGGACTGGTATCTGTGATGTTAATGAACACACGATTCTCGGTTTCTATCCCATTGAAATCAGAGAAGGGATGATCTTTGTGGGAATTCTTGCCGAACAACCAACTGTACCCACTCATCACTTAATCCCAAGACAGTAG